From Cyprinus carpio isolate SPL01 chromosome A7, ASM1834038v1, whole genome shotgun sequence, a single genomic window includes:
- the LOC109068104 gene encoding CREB-regulated transcription coactivator 3-like isoform X2: MSGSPGSSGSNPRKFSEKIALHNQKQAEETRAFEQLMTDLTVSRVQFQKIQQLRLSQNRAQYYGGSLPNVNQIGNASTDFQGNFPSGLDSVRGTRHHGLVERVHRDRNRINSPHRRPIDKHGRQAESSPYGTMYLSPPPDNSWRREQPPWTEEKRPGFRLISQLNRTNSDSALHTSAMSPNPQDPFGKNQQMGRGPPQRNASMNEAEVDSSRDVFSFPAVPNEENLLGVNKPLPKQLWEAKKVQSLSSRPKSCEVPGINIFPSPEQNAGLSHYQGTLNTGGSLPDLSNLHFPSPLPTPLDPDEAGYPNLSGGSSTGNLPAAMMHLGIGNSQGLSSSLSNPSIQASLTNSQLHSSLSNPSIHTSLRLSSLSNPPPTGMASSPRRRPPPISPLTLSPGGDQRRSLGKQLSPTMSPSLSPITQGVALDTSNLPMEPPPPYPLYQQTQQQQQQQHQQQHQQQPPPQSHPSIQQSSQHPGVQQRPTGGQQQQQQHQPVSPLQSVPLDFNSSAHNNMGGFFNDPFMELQFSGRQSKCSSYQDQYNMLENVMSSVAGGFDPSSNLYYSQAALMGLGGSHGNLQDHLQMRPNTLYSNCGGGVPNIILTGWDDQTAGRYDSNPSLSKDISNMLSAVPECLDSEGVFPLEDELRIEPLSLDGLSMLSDPDMVLPDPSVEDSFRSDRL, encoded by the exons GTGCAGTTCCAGAAGATCCAGCAGCTCCGTCTGTCACAGAACCGGGCACAGTACTACGGTGGCTCGCTGCCCAACGTCAACCAAATAGGCAATGCCAGCACTGATTTCCAG GGGAATTTTCCTTCGGGACTGGACTCTGTGCGAGGGACCAGACACCATGGTCTAGTGGAGAGGGTCCATCGAGACCGCAATCGGATCAACTCACCGCACCGCAGGCCCATTGACAAGCACGGGCGGCAG GCCGAGAGCTCTCCATATGGAACGATGTACCTTTCTCCTCCTCCTGACAACAGCTGGAGAAG GGAGCAACCGCCATGGACCGAAGAGAAACGCCCTGGATTTAGATTAATATCACAGCTTAACAG AACAAACTCTGACTCAGCGCTGCACACCAGTGCCATGAGCCCAAACCCACAGGATCCTTTTGGCAAGAACCAGCAGATGGGCAGAGGACCTCCTCAGCGAAATG CCAGCATGAATGAAGCAGAGGTGGACAGTTCTAGAGATG TGTTCTCATTTCCTGCTGTCCCTAATGAGGAGAATCTGCTCGGAGTGAATAAGCCACTGCCAAAACAGTTATGGGAGGCCAAAAAG GTGCAGTCTCTGTCCTCCCGGCCAAAGTCCTGTGAAGTGCCTGGAATCAA TATATTCCCTTCTCCAGAGCAGAATGCAGGTTTGTCTCACTACCAGGGCACTTTAAACACTGGCGGGTCTCTGCCTGACCTCAGTAACCTGCACTTCCCCTCTCCGCTGCCCACTCCTCTGGACCCCGACGAGGCTGGATATCCCAACCTGAGTGGAGGCAGCAGCACTGGCAACCTCCCCGCAGCCATGATGCATCTGGGCATCGGAAACTCACAGG GGCTGTCATCCTCTCTAAGCAACCCTTCCATCCAGGCGTCCCTCACCAACTCTCAGCTACACTCATCTCTCAGCAATCCATCAATCCACACGTCTCTGCGTCTCTCCTCGCTGTCCAACCCTCCTCCGACGGGCATGGCGAGTTCACCCAGGAGACGGCCGCCCCCCATTAGTCCCCTGACACTCTCTCCAGGGGGCGATCAGAGGCGAAGCCTGGGCAAGCAGCTCTCCCCGACAATGTCGCCCTCTCTCTCTCCGATcacacag GGTGTTGCCTTGGACACCAGCAACTTGCCGATGGAGCCGCCCCCTCCCTACCCCCTTTACCAGCaaacccagcagcagcagcagcagcagcaccagcagcagcatcagcagcAACCTCCTCCCCAGTCCCATCCGTCTATTCAGCAGAGCTCCCAGCATCCAGGGGTGCAGCAACGACCAACAGGTGGccaacagcagcaacagcagcaccAGCCTGTGTCCCCGCTGCAGAGCGTCCCGCTCGACTTTAATTCCAGCGCT CACAACAACATGGGGGGATTTTTTAATGACCCCTTTATGGAGCTGCAGTTTTCTGGACGTCAGTCCAAGTGTTCGTCCTATCAG GATCAGTATAATATGTTGGAGAATGTCATGAGCTCTGTGGCAGGAGGATTTGACCCTTCATCCAACCTCTACTACTCCCAGGCTGCCCTCATGGGCTTGGGCGGTAGCCATGGAAACCTGCAAGACCACCTTCAAATGAGGCCCAATACACTCTACTCTAATTGTGGAGGAGGAGTGCCCAACATCATCCTTACAGGTTGGGATGATCAGACAGCAGGTCGTT ATGACTCCAATCCCAGCCTCTCTAAGGACATCAGCAACATGTTGTCTGCGGTACCAGAGTGTTTGGACTCAGAGGGAGTTTTTCCACTGGAGGATGAACTACGCATTGAGCCGCTCAGTTTGGATGGACTGAGCATGCTCAGTGACCCCGATATGGTCCTCCCTGACCCCTCAGTAGAGGACAGCTTTCGCAGCGACAGACTTTGA
- the LOC109068104 gene encoding CREB-regulated transcription coactivator 3-like isoform X3: protein MSGSPGSSGSNPRKFSEKIALHNQKQAEETRAFEQLMTDLTVSRVQFQKIQQLRLSQNRAQYYGGSLPNVNQIGNASTDFQGNFPSGLDSVRGTRHHGLVERVHRDRNRINSPHRRPIDKHGRQAESSPYGTMYLSPPPDNSWRREQPPWTEEKRPGFRLISQLNRTNSDSALHTSAMSPNPQDPFGKNQQMGRGPPQRNASMNEAEVDSSRDVFSFPAVPNEENLLGVNKPLPKQLWEAKKVQSLSSRPKSCEVPGINIFPSPEQNAGLSHYQGTLNTGGSLPDLSNLHFPSPLPTPLDPDEAGYPNLSGGSSTGNLPAAMMHLGIGNSQGLSSSLSNPSIQASLTNSQLHSSLSNPSIHTSLRLSSLSNPPPTGMASSPRRRPPPISPLTLSPGGDQRRSLGKQLSPTMSPSLSPITQGVALDTSNLPMEPPPPYPLYQQTQQQQQQQHQQQHQQQPPPQSHPSIQQSSQHPGVQQRPTGGQQQQQQHQPVSPLQSVPLDFNSSAHNNMGGFFNDPFMELQFSGRQSKCSSYQQDQYNMLENVMSSVAGGFDPSSNLYYSQAALMGLGGSHGNLQDHLQMRPNTLYSNCGGGVPNIILTDDSNPSLSKDISNMLSAVPECLDSEGVFPLEDELRIEPLSLDGLSMLSDPDMVLPDPSVEDSFRSDRL, encoded by the exons GTGCAGTTCCAGAAGATCCAGCAGCTCCGTCTGTCACAGAACCGGGCACAGTACTACGGTGGCTCGCTGCCCAACGTCAACCAAATAGGCAATGCCAGCACTGATTTCCAG GGGAATTTTCCTTCGGGACTGGACTCTGTGCGAGGGACCAGACACCATGGTCTAGTGGAGAGGGTCCATCGAGACCGCAATCGGATCAACTCACCGCACCGCAGGCCCATTGACAAGCACGGGCGGCAG GCCGAGAGCTCTCCATATGGAACGATGTACCTTTCTCCTCCTCCTGACAACAGCTGGAGAAG GGAGCAACCGCCATGGACCGAAGAGAAACGCCCTGGATTTAGATTAATATCACAGCTTAACAG AACAAACTCTGACTCAGCGCTGCACACCAGTGCCATGAGCCCAAACCCACAGGATCCTTTTGGCAAGAACCAGCAGATGGGCAGAGGACCTCCTCAGCGAAATG CCAGCATGAATGAAGCAGAGGTGGACAGTTCTAGAGATG TGTTCTCATTTCCTGCTGTCCCTAATGAGGAGAATCTGCTCGGAGTGAATAAGCCACTGCCAAAACAGTTATGGGAGGCCAAAAAG GTGCAGTCTCTGTCCTCCCGGCCAAAGTCCTGTGAAGTGCCTGGAATCAA TATATTCCCTTCTCCAGAGCAGAATGCAGGTTTGTCTCACTACCAGGGCACTTTAAACACTGGCGGGTCTCTGCCTGACCTCAGTAACCTGCACTTCCCCTCTCCGCTGCCCACTCCTCTGGACCCCGACGAGGCTGGATATCCCAACCTGAGTGGAGGCAGCAGCACTGGCAACCTCCCCGCAGCCATGATGCATCTGGGCATCGGAAACTCACAGG GGCTGTCATCCTCTCTAAGCAACCCTTCCATCCAGGCGTCCCTCACCAACTCTCAGCTACACTCATCTCTCAGCAATCCATCAATCCACACGTCTCTGCGTCTCTCCTCGCTGTCCAACCCTCCTCCGACGGGCATGGCGAGTTCACCCAGGAGACGGCCGCCCCCCATTAGTCCCCTGACACTCTCTCCAGGGGGCGATCAGAGGCGAAGCCTGGGCAAGCAGCTCTCCCCGACAATGTCGCCCTCTCTCTCTCCGATcacacag GGTGTTGCCTTGGACACCAGCAACTTGCCGATGGAGCCGCCCCCTCCCTACCCCCTTTACCAGCaaacccagcagcagcagcagcagcagcaccagcagcagcatcagcagcAACCTCCTCCCCAGTCCCATCCGTCTATTCAGCAGAGCTCCCAGCATCCAGGGGTGCAGCAACGACCAACAGGTGGccaacagcagcaacagcagcaccAGCCTGTGTCCCCGCTGCAGAGCGTCCCGCTCGACTTTAATTCCAGCGCT CACAACAACATGGGGGGATTTTTTAATGACCCCTTTATGGAGCTGCAGTTTTCTGGACGTCAGTCCAAGTGTTCGTCCTATCAG caGGATCAGTATAATATGTTGGAGAATGTCATGAGCTCTGTGGCAGGAGGATTTGACCCTTCATCCAACCTCTACTACTCCCAGGCTGCCCTCATGGGCTTGGGCGGTAGCCATGGAAACCTGCAAGACCACCTTCAAATGAGGCCCAATACACTCTACTCTAATTGTGGAGGAGGAGTGCCCAACATCATCCTTACAG ATGACTCCAATCCCAGCCTCTCTAAGGACATCAGCAACATGTTGTCTGCGGTACCAGAGTGTTTGGACTCAGAGGGAGTTTTTCCACTGGAGGATGAACTACGCATTGAGCCGCTCAGTTTGGATGGACTGAGCATGCTCAGTGACCCCGATATGGTCCTCCCTGACCCCTCAGTAGAGGACAGCTTTCGCAGCGACAGACTTTGA
- the LOC109068104 gene encoding CREB-regulated transcription coactivator 3-like isoform X1 has protein sequence MSGSPGSSGSNPRKFSEKIALHNQKQAEETRAFEQLMTDLTVSRVQFQKIQQLRLSQNRAQYYGGSLPNVNQIGNASTDFQGNFPSGLDSVRGTRHHGLVERVHRDRNRINSPHRRPIDKHGRQAESSPYGTMYLSPPPDNSWRREQPPWTEEKRPGFRLISQLNRTNSDSALHTSAMSPNPQDPFGKNQQMGRGPPQRNASMNEAEVDSSRDVFSFPAVPNEENLLGVNKPLPKQLWEAKKVQSLSSRPKSCEVPGINIFPSPEQNAGLSHYQGTLNTGGSLPDLSNLHFPSPLPTPLDPDEAGYPNLSGGSSTGNLPAAMMHLGIGNSQGLSSSLSNPSIQASLTNSQLHSSLSNPSIHTSLRLSSLSNPPPTGMASSPRRRPPPISPLTLSPGGDQRRSLGKQLSPTMSPSLSPITQGVALDTSNLPMEPPPPYPLYQQTQQQQQQQHQQQHQQQPPPQSHPSIQQSSQHPGVQQRPTGGQQQQQQHQPVSPLQSVPLDFNSSAHNNMGGFFNDPFMELQFSGRQSKCSSYQQDQYNMLENVMSSVAGGFDPSSNLYYSQAALMGLGGSHGNLQDHLQMRPNTLYSNCGGGVPNIILTGWDDQTAGRYDSNPSLSKDISNMLSAVPECLDSEGVFPLEDELRIEPLSLDGLSMLSDPDMVLPDPSVEDSFRSDRL, from the exons GTGCAGTTCCAGAAGATCCAGCAGCTCCGTCTGTCACAGAACCGGGCACAGTACTACGGTGGCTCGCTGCCCAACGTCAACCAAATAGGCAATGCCAGCACTGATTTCCAG GGGAATTTTCCTTCGGGACTGGACTCTGTGCGAGGGACCAGACACCATGGTCTAGTGGAGAGGGTCCATCGAGACCGCAATCGGATCAACTCACCGCACCGCAGGCCCATTGACAAGCACGGGCGGCAG GCCGAGAGCTCTCCATATGGAACGATGTACCTTTCTCCTCCTCCTGACAACAGCTGGAGAAG GGAGCAACCGCCATGGACCGAAGAGAAACGCCCTGGATTTAGATTAATATCACAGCTTAACAG AACAAACTCTGACTCAGCGCTGCACACCAGTGCCATGAGCCCAAACCCACAGGATCCTTTTGGCAAGAACCAGCAGATGGGCAGAGGACCTCCTCAGCGAAATG CCAGCATGAATGAAGCAGAGGTGGACAGTTCTAGAGATG TGTTCTCATTTCCTGCTGTCCCTAATGAGGAGAATCTGCTCGGAGTGAATAAGCCACTGCCAAAACAGTTATGGGAGGCCAAAAAG GTGCAGTCTCTGTCCTCCCGGCCAAAGTCCTGTGAAGTGCCTGGAATCAA TATATTCCCTTCTCCAGAGCAGAATGCAGGTTTGTCTCACTACCAGGGCACTTTAAACACTGGCGGGTCTCTGCCTGACCTCAGTAACCTGCACTTCCCCTCTCCGCTGCCCACTCCTCTGGACCCCGACGAGGCTGGATATCCCAACCTGAGTGGAGGCAGCAGCACTGGCAACCTCCCCGCAGCCATGATGCATCTGGGCATCGGAAACTCACAGG GGCTGTCATCCTCTCTAAGCAACCCTTCCATCCAGGCGTCCCTCACCAACTCTCAGCTACACTCATCTCTCAGCAATCCATCAATCCACACGTCTCTGCGTCTCTCCTCGCTGTCCAACCCTCCTCCGACGGGCATGGCGAGTTCACCCAGGAGACGGCCGCCCCCCATTAGTCCCCTGACACTCTCTCCAGGGGGCGATCAGAGGCGAAGCCTGGGCAAGCAGCTCTCCCCGACAATGTCGCCCTCTCTCTCTCCGATcacacag GGTGTTGCCTTGGACACCAGCAACTTGCCGATGGAGCCGCCCCCTCCCTACCCCCTTTACCAGCaaacccagcagcagcagcagcagcagcaccagcagcagcatcagcagcAACCTCCTCCCCAGTCCCATCCGTCTATTCAGCAGAGCTCCCAGCATCCAGGGGTGCAGCAACGACCAACAGGTGGccaacagcagcaacagcagcaccAGCCTGTGTCCCCGCTGCAGAGCGTCCCGCTCGACTTTAATTCCAGCGCT CACAACAACATGGGGGGATTTTTTAATGACCCCTTTATGGAGCTGCAGTTTTCTGGACGTCAGTCCAAGTGTTCGTCCTATCAG caGGATCAGTATAATATGTTGGAGAATGTCATGAGCTCTGTGGCAGGAGGATTTGACCCTTCATCCAACCTCTACTACTCCCAGGCTGCCCTCATGGGCTTGGGCGGTAGCCATGGAAACCTGCAAGACCACCTTCAAATGAGGCCCAATACACTCTACTCTAATTGTGGAGGAGGAGTGCCCAACATCATCCTTACAGGTTGGGATGATCAGACAGCAGGTCGTT ATGACTCCAATCCCAGCCTCTCTAAGGACATCAGCAACATGTTGTCTGCGGTACCAGAGTGTTTGGACTCAGAGGGAGTTTTTCCACTGGAGGATGAACTACGCATTGAGCCGCTCAGTTTGGATGGACTGAGCATGCTCAGTGACCCCGATATGGTCCTCCCTGACCCCTCAGTAGAGGACAGCTTTCGCAGCGACAGACTTTGA
- the LOC109068104 gene encoding CREB-regulated transcription coactivator 3-like isoform X6, giving the protein MSGSPGSSGSNPRKFSEKIALHNQKQAEETRAFEQLMTDLTVSRVQFQKIQQLRLSQNRAQYYGGSLPNVNQIGNASTDFQGNFPSGLDSVRGTRHHGLVERVHRDRNRINSPHRRPIDKHGRQAESSPYGTMYLSPPPDNSWRRTNSDSALHTSAMSPNPQDPFGKNQQMGRGPPQRNASMNEAEVDSSRDVFSFPAVPNEENLLGVNKPLPKQLWEAKKVQSLSSRPKSCEVPGINIFPSPEQNAGLSHYQGTLNTGGSLPDLSNLHFPSPLPTPLDPDEAGYPNLSGGSSTGNLPAAMMHLGIGNSQGLSSSLSNPSIQASLTNSQLHSSLSNPSIHTSLRLSSLSNPPPTGMASSPRRRPPPISPLTLSPGGDQRRSLGKQLSPTMSPSLSPITQGVALDTSNLPMEPPPPYPLYQQTQQQQQQQHQQQHQQQPPPQSHPSIQQSSQHPGVQQRPTGGQQQQQQHQPVSPLQSVPLDFNSSAHNNMGGFFNDPFMELQFSGRQSKCSSYQQDQYNMLENVMSSVAGGFDPSSNLYYSQAALMGLGGSHGNLQDHLQMRPNTLYSNCGGGVPNIILTDDSNPSLSKDISNMLSAVPECLDSEGVFPLEDELRIEPLSLDGLSMLSDPDMVLPDPSVEDSFRSDRL; this is encoded by the exons GTGCAGTTCCAGAAGATCCAGCAGCTCCGTCTGTCACAGAACCGGGCACAGTACTACGGTGGCTCGCTGCCCAACGTCAACCAAATAGGCAATGCCAGCACTGATTTCCAG GGGAATTTTCCTTCGGGACTGGACTCTGTGCGAGGGACCAGACACCATGGTCTAGTGGAGAGGGTCCATCGAGACCGCAATCGGATCAACTCACCGCACCGCAGGCCCATTGACAAGCACGGGCGGCAG GCCGAGAGCTCTCCATATGGAACGATGTACCTTTCTCCTCCTCCTGACAACAGCTGGAGAAG AACAAACTCTGACTCAGCGCTGCACACCAGTGCCATGAGCCCAAACCCACAGGATCCTTTTGGCAAGAACCAGCAGATGGGCAGAGGACCTCCTCAGCGAAATG CCAGCATGAATGAAGCAGAGGTGGACAGTTCTAGAGATG TGTTCTCATTTCCTGCTGTCCCTAATGAGGAGAATCTGCTCGGAGTGAATAAGCCACTGCCAAAACAGTTATGGGAGGCCAAAAAG GTGCAGTCTCTGTCCTCCCGGCCAAAGTCCTGTGAAGTGCCTGGAATCAA TATATTCCCTTCTCCAGAGCAGAATGCAGGTTTGTCTCACTACCAGGGCACTTTAAACACTGGCGGGTCTCTGCCTGACCTCAGTAACCTGCACTTCCCCTCTCCGCTGCCCACTCCTCTGGACCCCGACGAGGCTGGATATCCCAACCTGAGTGGAGGCAGCAGCACTGGCAACCTCCCCGCAGCCATGATGCATCTGGGCATCGGAAACTCACAGG GGCTGTCATCCTCTCTAAGCAACCCTTCCATCCAGGCGTCCCTCACCAACTCTCAGCTACACTCATCTCTCAGCAATCCATCAATCCACACGTCTCTGCGTCTCTCCTCGCTGTCCAACCCTCCTCCGACGGGCATGGCGAGTTCACCCAGGAGACGGCCGCCCCCCATTAGTCCCCTGACACTCTCTCCAGGGGGCGATCAGAGGCGAAGCCTGGGCAAGCAGCTCTCCCCGACAATGTCGCCCTCTCTCTCTCCGATcacacag GGTGTTGCCTTGGACACCAGCAACTTGCCGATGGAGCCGCCCCCTCCCTACCCCCTTTACCAGCaaacccagcagcagcagcagcagcagcaccagcagcagcatcagcagcAACCTCCTCCCCAGTCCCATCCGTCTATTCAGCAGAGCTCCCAGCATCCAGGGGTGCAGCAACGACCAACAGGTGGccaacagcagcaacagcagcaccAGCCTGTGTCCCCGCTGCAGAGCGTCCCGCTCGACTTTAATTCCAGCGCT CACAACAACATGGGGGGATTTTTTAATGACCCCTTTATGGAGCTGCAGTTTTCTGGACGTCAGTCCAAGTGTTCGTCCTATCAG caGGATCAGTATAATATGTTGGAGAATGTCATGAGCTCTGTGGCAGGAGGATTTGACCCTTCATCCAACCTCTACTACTCCCAGGCTGCCCTCATGGGCTTGGGCGGTAGCCATGGAAACCTGCAAGACCACCTTCAAATGAGGCCCAATACACTCTACTCTAATTGTGGAGGAGGAGTGCCCAACATCATCCTTACAG ATGACTCCAATCCCAGCCTCTCTAAGGACATCAGCAACATGTTGTCTGCGGTACCAGAGTGTTTGGACTCAGAGGGAGTTTTTCCACTGGAGGATGAACTACGCATTGAGCCGCTCAGTTTGGATGGACTGAGCATGCTCAGTGACCCCGATATGGTCCTCCCTGACCCCTCAGTAGAGGACAGCTTTCGCAGCGACAGACTTTGA
- the LOC109068104 gene encoding CREB-regulated transcription coactivator 3-like isoform X4, whose product MSGSPGSSGSNPRKFSEKIALHNQKQAEETRAFEQLMTDLTVSRVQFQKIQQLRLSQNRAQYYGGSLPNVNQIGNASTDFQGNFPSGLDSVRGTRHHGLVERVHRDRNRINSPHRRPIDKHGRQAESSPYGTMYLSPPPDNSWRRTNSDSALHTSAMSPNPQDPFGKNQQMGRGPPQRNASMNEAEVDSSRDVFSFPAVPNEENLLGVNKPLPKQLWEAKKVQSLSSRPKSCEVPGINIFPSPEQNAGLSHYQGTLNTGGSLPDLSNLHFPSPLPTPLDPDEAGYPNLSGGSSTGNLPAAMMHLGIGNSQGLSSSLSNPSIQASLTNSQLHSSLSNPSIHTSLRLSSLSNPPPTGMASSPRRRPPPISPLTLSPGGDQRRSLGKQLSPTMSPSLSPITQGVALDTSNLPMEPPPPYPLYQQTQQQQQQQHQQQHQQQPPPQSHPSIQQSSQHPGVQQRPTGGQQQQQQHQPVSPLQSVPLDFNSSAHNNMGGFFNDPFMELQFSGRQSKCSSYQQDQYNMLENVMSSVAGGFDPSSNLYYSQAALMGLGGSHGNLQDHLQMRPNTLYSNCGGGVPNIILTGWDDQTAGRYDSNPSLSKDISNMLSAVPECLDSEGVFPLEDELRIEPLSLDGLSMLSDPDMVLPDPSVEDSFRSDRL is encoded by the exons GTGCAGTTCCAGAAGATCCAGCAGCTCCGTCTGTCACAGAACCGGGCACAGTACTACGGTGGCTCGCTGCCCAACGTCAACCAAATAGGCAATGCCAGCACTGATTTCCAG GGGAATTTTCCTTCGGGACTGGACTCTGTGCGAGGGACCAGACACCATGGTCTAGTGGAGAGGGTCCATCGAGACCGCAATCGGATCAACTCACCGCACCGCAGGCCCATTGACAAGCACGGGCGGCAG GCCGAGAGCTCTCCATATGGAACGATGTACCTTTCTCCTCCTCCTGACAACAGCTGGAGAAG AACAAACTCTGACTCAGCGCTGCACACCAGTGCCATGAGCCCAAACCCACAGGATCCTTTTGGCAAGAACCAGCAGATGGGCAGAGGACCTCCTCAGCGAAATG CCAGCATGAATGAAGCAGAGGTGGACAGTTCTAGAGATG TGTTCTCATTTCCTGCTGTCCCTAATGAGGAGAATCTGCTCGGAGTGAATAAGCCACTGCCAAAACAGTTATGGGAGGCCAAAAAG GTGCAGTCTCTGTCCTCCCGGCCAAAGTCCTGTGAAGTGCCTGGAATCAA TATATTCCCTTCTCCAGAGCAGAATGCAGGTTTGTCTCACTACCAGGGCACTTTAAACACTGGCGGGTCTCTGCCTGACCTCAGTAACCTGCACTTCCCCTCTCCGCTGCCCACTCCTCTGGACCCCGACGAGGCTGGATATCCCAACCTGAGTGGAGGCAGCAGCACTGGCAACCTCCCCGCAGCCATGATGCATCTGGGCATCGGAAACTCACAGG GGCTGTCATCCTCTCTAAGCAACCCTTCCATCCAGGCGTCCCTCACCAACTCTCAGCTACACTCATCTCTCAGCAATCCATCAATCCACACGTCTCTGCGTCTCTCCTCGCTGTCCAACCCTCCTCCGACGGGCATGGCGAGTTCACCCAGGAGACGGCCGCCCCCCATTAGTCCCCTGACACTCTCTCCAGGGGGCGATCAGAGGCGAAGCCTGGGCAAGCAGCTCTCCCCGACAATGTCGCCCTCTCTCTCTCCGATcacacag GGTGTTGCCTTGGACACCAGCAACTTGCCGATGGAGCCGCCCCCTCCCTACCCCCTTTACCAGCaaacccagcagcagcagcagcagcagcaccagcagcagcatcagcagcAACCTCCTCCCCAGTCCCATCCGTCTATTCAGCAGAGCTCCCAGCATCCAGGGGTGCAGCAACGACCAACAGGTGGccaacagcagcaacagcagcaccAGCCTGTGTCCCCGCTGCAGAGCGTCCCGCTCGACTTTAATTCCAGCGCT CACAACAACATGGGGGGATTTTTTAATGACCCCTTTATGGAGCTGCAGTTTTCTGGACGTCAGTCCAAGTGTTCGTCCTATCAG caGGATCAGTATAATATGTTGGAGAATGTCATGAGCTCTGTGGCAGGAGGATTTGACCCTTCATCCAACCTCTACTACTCCCAGGCTGCCCTCATGGGCTTGGGCGGTAGCCATGGAAACCTGCAAGACCACCTTCAAATGAGGCCCAATACACTCTACTCTAATTGTGGAGGAGGAGTGCCCAACATCATCCTTACAGGTTGGGATGATCAGACAGCAGGTCGTT ATGACTCCAATCCCAGCCTCTCTAAGGACATCAGCAACATGTTGTCTGCGGTACCAGAGTGTTTGGACTCAGAGGGAGTTTTTCCACTGGAGGATGAACTACGCATTGAGCCGCTCAGTTTGGATGGACTGAGCATGCTCAGTGACCCCGATATGGTCCTCCCTGACCCCTCAGTAGAGGACAGCTTTCGCAGCGACAGACTTTGA